The following are from one region of the Haloactinomyces albus genome:
- a CDS encoding YajQ family cyclic di-GMP-binding protein translates to MADPSFDVVSKVDRQEVDNALNQAAKELANRFDFRGTGTRISWAGEESVTLESETEERCKAAIDVFKEKLIKRGVSLKALDIGEPTSSGQAYKVTGTLKQGIAQDTAKKISKKIRDDGPKGVQAQVQGDQLRVSAKKKDDLQAVIEMLKHGDFDVALQFENYR, encoded by the coding sequence ATGGCAGACCCTTCTTTCGACGTGGTGAGCAAGGTCGACCGCCAGGAGGTCGACAACGCACTCAACCAGGCGGCCAAGGAACTGGCGAACCGGTTCGACTTCCGCGGCACCGGAACCAGGATCAGCTGGGCGGGCGAGGAGTCCGTGACGCTGGAGTCCGAAACCGAGGAGCGCTGCAAAGCAGCCATCGACGTCTTCAAGGAAAAGCTGATCAAGCGTGGTGTCTCGCTGAAGGCTCTCGACATCGGCGAGCCGACCAGTTCCGGTCAGGCGTACAAGGTCACCGGCACCCTCAAGCAGGGTATCGCCCAGGACACCGCGAAGAAGATCTCCAAGAAGATCCGTGACGACGGCCCCAAGGGTGTCCAGGCACAAGTCCAGGGCGATCAGCTTCGCGTGTCCGCCAAGAAGAAGGACGACCTGCAGGCGGTCATCGAGATGCTCAAGCACGGGGACTTCGACGTCGCGCTGCAGTTCGAGAACTACCGCTGA